In Sphingobacteriaceae bacterium, one genomic interval encodes:
- a CDS encoding energy transducer TonB, with translation MKTTILSGLLLILSLNVQSQENTEKTNANKDEVFTVVDDVAEFKGGNAELMKYLQTNLKYPEEAKKNKIGGTCFIKFIVAEDGKVNNVQTLKGVPNCAACDKEAVRVIEMMPTWNPAKINGKSVKSYYNLPIRYKA, from the coding sequence ATGAAAACTACCATTTTAAGCGGACTACTACTTATTTTAAGTTTAAATGTACAATCACAAGAAAATACCGAAAAAACAAATGCCAACAAGGATGAGGTTTTTACTGTAGTTGATGATGTGGCGGAATTTAAAGGTGGCAATGCCGAACTGATGAAATATTTACAAACAAATTTAAAATATCCGGAAGAAGCTAAGAAGAATAAAATAGGCGGAACCTGCTTCATTAAATTTATTGTAGCTGAAGATGGCAAAGTGAACAACGTACAAACACTTAAAGGTGTGCCTAATTGCGCAGCCTGTGATAAGGAAGCTGTACGTGTGATTGAAATGATGCCTACCTGGAATCCGGCAAAAATAAACGGTAAATCGGTAAAAAGTTATTATAATTTGCCTATCAGATATAAAGCATAA